The proteins below come from a single Edaphobacter acidisoli genomic window:
- a CDS encoding LemA family protein, translated as MKSLWIVLGVVGLLILVLLLGAGSYISTKNTLVQKNEAIEQQYAQVNVVQQRRLDLIPNLVASVKGYVAEESTVLTNIANARAAITSAPDRASSIAANTRMDVALGPFFRLQEEYPNLKGNEQFMRLEDELAGTENRIAVERQRYNKALEDYNVYVRQFPNSIWANMAGFHYRDEYFKGNPANSEAPKVDFSK; from the coding sequence ATGAAATCATTATGGATCGTACTTGGGGTTGTAGGGCTTCTGATTCTTGTGCTGCTGCTTGGTGCGGGCAGCTATATCAGCACAAAGAACACACTCGTCCAGAAGAATGAGGCCATTGAGCAGCAATATGCGCAGGTGAACGTGGTGCAGCAGCGCCGGCTTGACCTGATTCCGAACCTGGTGGCTTCGGTGAAGGGGTATGTCGCCGAAGAATCTACCGTGCTGACAAACATCGCCAACGCCCGGGCAGCCATTACCAGCGCGCCTGACCGTGCGAGCAGCATTGCCGCCAACACGCGGATGGATGTTGCTCTGGGACCGTTTTTCCGGCTGCAGGAGGAGTATCCCAACCTGAAGGGCAACGAGCAGTTTATGCGTCTGGAAGATGAGCTGGCTGGGACGGAGAACCGCATTGCCGTCGAGCGCCAGCGTTACAACAAGGCGCTTGAGGACTACAACGTCTACGTCCGGCAGTTCCCGAACAGTATCTGGGCCAATATGGCAGGGTTCCACTATCGCGATGAGTACTTCAAGGGCAATCCAGCGAACAGCGAGGCCCCGAAGGTGGATTTCTCGAAGTAG
- a CDS encoding TPM domain-containing protein, with the protein MKRISRWLAVAVLLFVPSAFLAAESVDSLPAPVGYVNDFAGVLSPSTIRNVDDLCEQVEVKAHAQIAVVTIKTLDNNQSIEEFATALEDKWKVGERGTDRGVLMILVMTPRRGRIEVGYGLEGILNDAKVGDIGRSMVPAASRGDYNTAVPLGIGQIAQIIASDAGVTLTNAQTAQPVQQYNYSSQPVHISLAELIIGGGLLLLVLIFLISTGNTGLIWFLLGNLLGGGFGGGRGRDDWNQGGGFGGGGGGGFGGFGGGSSGGGGASGDF; encoded by the coding sequence ATGAAACGCATTTCGCGTTGGCTGGCAGTCGCCGTTCTTTTGTTTGTACCGTCAGCCTTTTTGGCGGCTGAGTCGGTCGATTCGCTGCCCGCGCCAGTTGGCTATGTTAACGACTTTGCCGGTGTTCTTTCCCCTTCCACCATTCGGAATGTAGATGATCTCTGCGAGCAGGTTGAGGTCAAGGCCCACGCGCAGATTGCCGTAGTCACCATCAAGACGCTCGACAATAATCAATCCATTGAAGAGTTCGCCACTGCGCTTGAGGATAAGTGGAAGGTCGGCGAGCGGGGCACTGATCGCGGTGTTTTGATGATCCTTGTCATGACGCCGCGTCGTGGCCGCATTGAGGTGGGCTATGGGCTGGAAGGCATCCTGAACGACGCCAAAGTAGGAGATATCGGGCGTTCGATGGTGCCTGCGGCATCGCGTGGAGACTACAACACTGCTGTACCCCTCGGCATCGGGCAGATTGCACAGATTATTGCTTCGGATGCAGGTGTTACGCTCACGAACGCCCAGACAGCACAGCCCGTGCAGCAGTACAACTATTCGTCGCAGCCCGTTCACATCAGCCTGGCCGAGTTGATTATCGGCGGCGGGTTGCTGCTGCTGGTGCTCATCTTTTTGATCAGCACGGGCAACACCGGGCTGATATGGTTCCTGCTGGGCAATCTGCTCGGTGGCGGCTTTGGCGGCGGCCGGGGTCGAGACGACTGGAACCAGGGTGGAGGATTTGGCGGTGGCGGTGGCGGAGGATTCGGTGGTTTTGGTGGTGGTAGCTCCGGTGGTGGAGGCGCCAGCGGCGACTTTTGA
- a CDS encoding DUF4142 domain-containing protein, protein MKSIGIRVVILGAAAWILPGYAICQMDSTAVLISSAQTSQPGQPASEQITPPSEQDSAQNATDNRQVVRDKMFLRGAAESGIAVGKFSQLAVEKSPSDDVRAFAQKMVDEHAKMNADLGRVADSLGIMMPKEMNKADKAEYTKLQSLSGSDFDNAYLSLMVREHHRAMREFRMESNTVNDASLREAVDKDKHVIHEHLVEVNKLAHDKGVPMPEHAHNPEPSPAPPSTPPSI, encoded by the coding sequence ATGAAATCGATTGGGATTCGCGTTGTGATACTCGGTGCGGCAGCTTGGATACTTCCGGGGTACGCCATTTGCCAGATGGACTCGACCGCTGTTCTGATCTCTTCGGCGCAGACGAGTCAACCGGGCCAGCCAGCGTCGGAGCAGATTACGCCTCCGTCCGAACAGGATTCAGCTCAGAACGCCACCGACAACAGGCAGGTGGTGCGGGACAAGATGTTCCTGCGGGGCGCGGCAGAATCCGGCATTGCGGTTGGGAAGTTCAGCCAGCTTGCGGTCGAAAAATCTCCCAGCGACGATGTGAGGGCTTTCGCACAGAAGATGGTGGACGAGCATGCGAAGATGAATGCAGATCTTGGCCGTGTCGCTGACTCGCTTGGCATCATGATGCCAAAGGAGATGAATAAGGCTGATAAGGCTGAATACACGAAGCTTCAATCTCTCTCCGGTAGCGATTTTGATAATGCTTATCTCTCACTGATGGTGCGGGAACACCATCGTGCCATGCGTGAATTCCGTATGGAGTCGAATACGGTCAACGACGCCTCGTTGCGCGAGGCTGTGGATAAAGATAAGCATGTTATCCACGAACATCTGGTGGAGGTCAACAAACTTGCGCACGATAAGGGTGTGCCGATGCCGGAGCATGCCCATAACCCTGAGCCGTCTCCTGCACCGCCATCGACGCCACCTTCCATTTAG